TTCACTTCCGGGCTGTCTGCGCCGGGGTGGTAATACTCCAGATGCTCGACCTCATCGTCTGAGAGCGGCAGTTCCAGGGCGGTTCGCAGGTTCTTGAGCGAGGTGAAATCCAGCTTCTTGACCTGGTGGGCCACGTTGCGGGCCTGGGCGCTTTCACCGAGGCCGTAGCCCTTGATGGTGCGGGCGATGATGACGGTCGGGCTGCCCTTGTGCTCGGTGGCCGACTTGTACGCGGCGTACACCTTGTTGACGTCGTGGCCGCCCCGGTTCAGCAGTTCCAGATCGGCGTCGCTCCAGCCCTCGATGAGTGCCTGAAGTTCCGGCGTGTTGAAGAACTTCTCGCGCAGCTCCTTGCCGCCGAACGCCGCGTACCGCTGAGACTCGCCGTCCACCAGCAGCTCGAAGCGCTTGACGATGGTGCCGTTGTAGTCGCGTTGCAGCAGTTCGTCCCACTTGCCGTCCCACACGACCTTCAACACGTTCCAGCCCGCACCCCTGAACAGCGCCTCGAATTCCTGAATCACCTTGGAATTGGCGCGTACCGGCCCGTCGAGGCGCTGGAGGTTGGCGTTCAGCACGAACACGATGTTGTCGAGGTTTTCGTAGGCGGCGAAGCGCAGCGCTCCGATGCTCTGCGGCTCGTCCATCTCGCCGTCGCCCAGGAAGGCCCACACCTTGGCGTCACCGGGCTTCTTCAGGCCACGGTTTTCCAGGTACTTGATGAACCGGGCCTGATAGATCGCCTGAATCGGCCCCAGTCCCATGCTGACCGTCGGAAATTCCCAGTAATGCGGCATCAGCCACGGGTGCGGATAGCTGCTCAGGCCCTCGCCGTCCTTGCTCAGTTCGCGGCGGAAGCGGTCGAGCGTGGCGGTATCGAAGCGGCCCTCCAGAAAACTGCGCGAGTACACGCCGGGGCTGGCATGGCCCTGAAAGAACACCAGATCGCGGTTCTCGGCAGCGCCGTGACCCCTGAAGAAGTGATTGAAACCGACTTCCAGCAGCTCGGCGGAAGAAGCGTAGGTCGCCAGGTGCCCGCCGATGCCGTCGCTCTTCTTGTTGGCCCGCACCACCATCGCCACCGCGTTCCAGCGGATGATGTTGCGAATCTTGCGCTCCATCTCGATATCGCCGGGGTACGTCGGCTGCTTCTCGACATCGATGGTGTTGATGTACGGCGTGTTCTGCTTGAAGAGAATCGGTGCGCCGTGGAAATAGGCGTAGTGGTCGAGGTCTTCGAGCAGCTGCGCGGCCCGGTCGTCTCCGGCATCCGCCATCACGTAGGCAAGCGAATCGAGCCACTCCTGGGTTTCCAGATCGTTCAGTTTCTGGCGCTCGGGCAGTGGAAGCCCCGCTCTGGTGGGCGTGCTTGGTTTCTGTGGCGTGGATGTCATGGCTCTCCCCCTACGAACTCGCCCACTGGGCGGCCCGGCTGAATGCTGAAACTTGAGCGACTGTGCCGCGTCTGATCGCCGCCTCTGATCTGGGCTTCATCCTGACTCAGGCAAGTCAGATTCAGGTGTGACGGGCAGAAAGATTGACTCTATCTCTGACAGTGTAAAGCGCCGATTGTCCACGTCCAACAATGCAAAGTGCCAGGATTCACCACTTCCATGCGTGAATGCGCCAGGATAGAGCATGAAACTCGACGTGTGGAAGGGACTGTATGGCGATTGAACTGCGCCATCTGCGGCATTTCATTGCGCTGGCCGAGGAAGGGCATTTTGGGCGGGCCGCCGAGCGGGTGTACGTGGTGCAGCAGGCCCTCAGCAGCAGCATTCGCAGCCTGGAGGAAGAACTGGAGGTGACGCTGGTGCTGCGAACGACGCGGCGCGTGCAGCTCACGCCAGCGGGCGAGGCGTTTCTGGAGTCGGCGCGGGCCACGCTGGCCGCCCTGAGTCTGGGAGCCGAACGCGCCCGGCAGGCGGCACGCGGCGAGGTGGGGCGGCTGGGCATCGGCTTCGTGAGTGGGCTGGTGTTCGGCGGTCTGCCCGACATCGTGCGGAGGTTCCGGGAGCTGTATCCGAACGTGGCGGTCGATCTTCAGGAACTCACCGCCCAGGAACAGGAAGCGGCGCTGCGGGCCGGTCAGATTCACCTAGGGCTGCTGCTGCTGCCGGTACGCGATCCGGCGCTCGATACGCGGGCGCTGTGGCGGCAACCACTGGTGGCGGCACTGCCGTCGCGTCATCCGCTGGCCCGCAAACGGCGGCTGCACATTCACGATCTGGCGGGCGAAAACTTCGTGTTCTTTCCGCGCATGGTGCGGGCCACCTACTTCGATGCCGTGATGCGCTGGTGCGCCGCTTCAGGGTTCACGCCGCGCATCGTGCAGGAGGCCATCGAGGTCCCCACGCTGCTCTCGCTGGTCGCGGCGGGGTTAGGCGTCTTCCTGCCGATCCGCTTCTTCGAGCGCGTCAGCCTGCCGGGTGTGGTGTACCGCCCGCTGCACGACTCGCCCACCATCGAGATCGTGGCAGCGTGGACACGCAGTCAGGTGAATCCGGTGGTGACAGCCTTTCTGAAGGTGGCCGAGGAAACGCTGGCTCAGGACGTGCTGGGCCAGTCCGAGCATCTGCCCCGCACCCGAACGCCGCTCACAACAACAAAAACCCCCCGGCGTAAACCGGGGGATTCTGGTGGTGCCGAAGATGGGACTTGAACCCACACGCCTCGCGGCGCTAGTCCCTGAAACTAGTGCGTCTACCAATTCCGCCACCTCGGCACTCAGGGCTTCGCTAGATTATACGAGGGTGCCCATGTTGTCAAGCGTGGGTACAGCACCCGGCACGACTGCCCCGTAACCGGCACGTTCGCTCTGCCCTCTCCGGATTGTTTCGGTTCGGGCGTTCGGCCTGGGCACCGGACATCCTGAGGGTGCCAGTTGACAGCAGGGGGCTTCCCACATATACTCCTCTACGCGCTTCAGACAGCCAGTCTGCGAGCGTCCTTCCAACGTTCGAGAAATCATGGCAATGGTTTCGAAGATAAGGGGGGGGTTGGCCGAGCGGTTGAAGGCAGCAGTCTTGAAAACTGCAGTGGGGCAACTCACCGGGGGTTCGAATCCCTCACCCTCCGCCAAACAACATGAAAAGCCACCTGGAGAGGTGGGTGAGCGGCTTAAACCACAGTCCTGCTAAGACTGCGTACTCAAAAGGTACCGAGAGTTCAAATCTCTCCCTCTCCGCCAAGCTTTTCCAATCAGTACCGTGTGTGCCTGTAGCTCAGCTGGATAGAGCGTCTGACTACGGATCAGAAGGCCAGGGGTTCGAATCCCTTCAGGCACACCACCACAAACCTCGCTTTCCGGCGGGGTTTTTTCTTGTCTGCCAGCTTGTCCTTCGATACCTGCCCAGCCAGCTGCCGCTACAGGCCGAACCAGCCGCGAATGCTCTGCCCACCCTGCACCACGTCGCCCGGCTGACCCAGCGGTACGCCCGACGCCGCGAACGGCACCCGCGCCAGGGTGTGGCCTTTGACGCTCAGATCCTCGAAGTTGCCGTGGTCGCTGCTGATGACCACCGCCGCGCCCGCCTGCAACAGTCCGTTCAGCAGGGCGTCCAGCCGGAGCAGGTATGCTCGGCCCGCTGCTGCCAGTTCGGGCGGCGTGGGAGCCTGGCCCTCGTGGCCCAGATGATCGCTGAACCAGGCATCGAAGACCAGCAGGTCGTGATCGGAAAGCGCCGCCAGTGCTTCGCCGTGTCGCTGCCAGACCCCCACAGTGTCCTGAGGCAGCCACGGAGAGCGGTAGTTCAGGCCCAACGTGGCGGGCAGCAGCGGGATGCCCGGCGGATTGAGCGGCAGGCCCGCCCGTACAAAGCTGTACGGAAAGCAGCCCGAGCGGTTGCGCCCGCGTGCGGCGGCCTGTGCCTGCGCCTCGAAGTAGCCCGGCGGATAGCTGTTGAGCAGTGCCAGCCTCGCGCCCTGCTGCACCAGCCGCACCGGAAGCGCGTCGGCATCGAGCAGCCGCTGCAAGGTGGGGCCGGGATGCGGGCCATAATGACCGTTCATGGCGGTAACGGCATTTCGTCCGGTCAGCCAGCAGGTCTGTCCGGTGGCACTCTGCGGCAGGCCACCTACCCCCAGCGACGCATCGAGTGCCAGCCCCGCCTCTACAAAGGGGCGCAGCGTGGGCAACTCGGCGTTCCAGGGACTGTCGGGCGGCGCGTCCTGTGGGTGGCCCACGCCGTCGAGCGCCAGCCAGATCAGCGGCTTCATGGGTGCAGTCTAGGCCTTACGTCCGTTTCCCTCTCGCTTGTGCTGCATCACTCCTTATTCTTTGTCCAGCCCCAGGCTCGCCAGGTATCGACGGCGAACCAGATTGCCAGGGCAGCGGGCAACAGCGCCCAGAGGGTGTGGTTCAGCCCCAGCCACACCGCCAGGATCACGCAGGCCAGGGCGGCGATCAGGCTGAAGATCATAGCTGTCTGGGCAGGCATACGGCGCATGCGGCCAGTGTACCGAGCACTTTCTTGCAGCCCTCTGACGAACCGCGCCGCAAAGACTATGCTGGCGGGCATGGGAGCCTTCGTACTGATGGGCGCGGTGATTTCCTTCGCCGTCGGGGTGGTGCAGCTTGTCAGTGGCGACTGGGGCGGCGCAGTGTGGAGTCTGGCGGGCGTGGCACTCGGCTGGTATGCCCGCCAGCTACGCGGCTGAGACGCGGCCCGGAGGAACCGCGCCTGCGCCTCTGTCGCCCTTCTGACCAATGAAGCAGTCGCCGAGCCGCTAGAGTCTGGAATGCATGCCTGAGGGCTGGACGCGGGGCAAGGGAGTCTTTCTGCCAGATTTTGACGTGATCGTGATGGGTGCGGGCCACAATGCCCTGGTGACGGCGGCGTATGCAGCGCGGGCGGGCCTGAAGGTCGGGGTCTTCGAGCAGCGGCACATCGTGGGCGGGGCGGTCAGCACCGAGGAACTCGTACCGGGCTACAAGTTCGACTACGGCGGCAGCGCCCACATCCTGATCCGCATGACGCGGGTGGTGCAGGAACTGGAGCTGAGCCGTTTCGGGCTGCACTATCTGGAAGTCGATCCGATGTTTCATGCCAGCAACGGCGACGACCCCTGGTTCATCTGGCGCGACGCCGAGCGCACCATCGAGGAACTGAACGAGAAGTTTCCCGGTCAGGGTGACAGCTACCGCCGCTTTCTGAACGACTGGTCGCCCTTTGCGAGCGCGGTGGCCGACCTGTTCAACACTGCCCCCGGCCCGCTGGATATGGGCAAGATGATCATGCGGAGCAAGGGAACCATGAGCATGCAGGATCAGCTCTCGCGGATTCTGCGGCCCTACGGCGACGTGGCGAAGGAGTACTTCTCGGATGAACGCGTGCGTGCGCCGCTCACCTGGATGGCGGCCCAGAGCGGCCCCCCCCCCACCGACCCGCTGAGTGCGCCGTTTCTGCTGTGGCATCCGCTGTACCACCAGGGCGGCGTGGCGCGGCCCAAAGGCGGCAGCGGCGGCCTGACCAGAGCGCTGGCCCGCGCCGTGGAAGCGTACGGCGGGCAGATCTTCACCAACGCGGGTGTGAAGCGGATTCTGGTCGAGAACGGCAGGGCGGCGGGCATCGAACTGGCGAGCGGCGAGAAGTACACCGCCCGCGCCGTCGTATCTGGAACCCACGTGCTGACCACTGCCGCCGCGCTTCCCCCCGAACGCGTGCCTGAGGCGGCAAAGCGCGTACGGGTGGGCAACGGCTTCGGCATGGTGCTGCGTCTGGCGCTCAGCGGCAAGGTGAAGTACCGCAACCACACCGAGCCGCACAGCCGGGTGGGGCTGGGCCTGCTCATCAAGAACGAACAGCAGCTGATGAAGGGTTACGGCGAGTATCTGGCGGGCGAGCCGACCAAAGACCCGCCGATCATCGCCATGAGTTTCAGCGCCGTAGACGACTCGCTGGCTCCCCCGAATGGCGAGGTGCTGTGGCTGTGGGCGCAGTATTTTCCGTATGAGCTGAGCAGCGGAAGCTGGGCCGGTGCCGATCAACACAGCCGCACCGCCGAGGCCCGCGAGAACATCCTGACGGCGTTCGAGCACTACGCCCCCGGCACCCGCGACATGATCGTGGGCGAGCTGGTTCAGACGCCGCTGTGGCTGGAACAGAATCTGGGCCTGCACCGCGGCAACGTGATGCACCTCGAAATGAGCTTCGATCAGATGTTCAGCTTCCGGCCCTTCATGGCGGCCAGCCAGTACAAGTGGCCGGGGCTGCCCGGCATGTACCTGACCGGAGCCAGTACCCATCCCGGCGGCGGCATCATGGGCGCGTCGGGGCGAAATGCCGCCACCGTGCTGATCAGGGAGTTGACGCGCCGGGGCTGGAAGTGAAGGGGGCGTGTGGAAACAGCCGGGCGACGCCGCCTGAGCTGCATCCGCTGGCCGTTTCGACAGGCGACGCACCACACGCCACACGCTGCCCCTCATGACCTACCTCCAGTACCACCTCGTCTTTATCGTGCCGCCGCTGCTGGCACTGCTGCTGCTGACATGGCGGGCCACACGCGGCGGCAGGTCGGTGGTCGGCGCATTCCGGGAGGCGGGCTGGGCGCGGCGCACCCTGGCGCTGTTTCCGCTGATTCCGCTGGTATACACGACTCCCTGGGATAACTATCTGGTCTATAAGGCGGTGTGGAGTTACCCGCCAGAGCGCGTGCTGGGGCGTATCGGCTACGTGCCCTACGAGGAATACGCCTTCTTCATCCTGCAAACGCTGATGACCGGGCTGTGGCTGGCTTTCTGGCTGCGCCGCCGTCCTGCCGATGGAGGCGCAGTGGCCCGCGTTTCCCCACACGCCTTCACACGCTGGGGACAGGCGGCGCTGTGGCTGGGCGTGGCCTTTGTGGGCGTGCTGCTGCTGGGGCACGAGCACACCTTCTATCTGGGCCTGATCCTGGCGTGGGCCTGTCCGGTGCTCAGCGGGCTGTCGGCGTTCGGCGGCGATCTGGTGTTCGGGCGTACCTTGGTGTACTGGCTGTCGGTGCTGCCACCCACGCTGTACCTGTGGGCCACCGACTATTTCGCCATCCACAACGGCATCTGGGGCATCTCGCCGCGCTACACGCTGGGCTGGAATCTGGGCGGCGTGCTGCCCGCCGAGGAAATGGCGTTCTTCCTCATCACCAATCTGCTGGTGGTCACGGGCCTGCTGTCGTTTCTGCACCCCGAAGCGCTGAACCGCGTGAACCGGCTGGCCGCGCTGATCCGGACGGGCACGCTGCGCCCCTGGATGCTGCTGACCGCGCTGTACGCCCTGAGCAAGATTCCGGTGCCGCTGTGGCCCGCCGGGTTTCCGCTGCTGGGCACGCTGGGCACGGGCCTGCTGTTTTTGGCGGCGCTCAGCTTCGCGTGGGAGCGCGTCGGGGCGGCGCGGGCGCTGCTGCTGGCAGGCGTGGCCTTTGCCGCCGGACTGGGCATAGAGTTGCTGGGCAGCCGCACCGGGCTTCCATTCGGACAGTACAGCTACGCCCACGCGCCCAGCCCGCTGCTGCTGGGTGTTCCGCTGCTGGTGCCGCTCGGCTGGTTCGCCATGACACTGGCGGCAGCGCTGCTGGCACGCGGCAAACCCTGGCTGACCGGCCTGCTGCTGGTCGCCTGGGACGTGGGCCTGGAACCGCTGATGACCGCGCAGGGCTTCTGGAGATGGAGTGACCCGGCGGGCCTCTGGGCAGGCGCACCGATTCAGAATTTTCTGGGCTGGTTCGTTGTGGGGGCGGTGCTGGCCTTCTTTATGCGCGAGGTGGGGGGACGGGCGCTGTTCGGGGATGCGGGACGGGTGAGGCGTGATGAGAAAGGGCGGTCAACCGCCATCACGCATCCAGCCTCACCTATCACCTTTGCCGCCGCCTATCTGCTCGAAGCCGCGTTCCTGCCCGCCGGACTGCTGCTGCTGGGGGCAGGGGTGGGAACAGCGCTGCTGACGCTGCTGTGTATGGGCGGCGCGGCGGCTGTGGCCCTGTGGCCGCTGCTGAAAAAAGGAGGACGCGCATGGACGCCGCCCCGCCGGGTCTAGTCACGCGGGGGCTGGATCTGATGGTTCACCGCAGCGTCGTGCGCGGGCTGCGCGGCGTGTGGGTACGTGGGCACCTGCCGACAGGCGGGGCGATTCTGGCTCCCAGCCATCACAGCTGGTGGGACGGATACGTGTTGTTCGAGCTGTGCCGCACGCTCGGCCAGCCCTTCAAAGTGCTGATGACCACCCGCCAGTTTTCCAGCTTCCCGTTTCTGCGTCGGCTGGGCGCACTGCCCAACCACGAGATCAGAGCGGCGCTGCGCTCGGCCCAGGCGGGCGCGTGGGTGGTGGTGTTTCCCGAGGGCGAACTGCGGCCTACTGGCCCGCTGGGAGCGCTTCAGCCGGGGGCGGGGTGGCTGGCGCGGCGTGCCGGAGTGCCGCTCGTGCCGGTGGCCCTGCGCGTGACGATGCGCGGTCAGCAGCAGCCGGAAGCGTACCTGCGATTTGGAGCACCCACCGACGCCGCCGGATTGCAGCGCGGACTGCAACACGAGCTGGCCGCGCTCGAAGCCGAACTTCAGGGCAGCGATCCGGAGCAGCCGTTGGCCGGATACCTGCGCGTGGCGGGCAGCGGCGGCAGTCAGAATGAGCGTCTGGCAGGGCTGAGCAGGCTGCTGGCCCGCGTGACAGGAGACCGCTGATGGCCCACCGTGCACGCCCGCTGCCGACTCGCCGCACACGTTCACTGCGCCCAGTTCGCGCCCTCGAACAGGCCCGGCTCGGGTTCCTGCTGTACCGCCTCGCCACGCTCACGGTCAATCTGCTGGCGTTCCCGGTGCTGCGCCTTCGCCCCAGGGTGCCCGCTGCGCCGAGTGTCAGCATTCTGGTGCCTGCCCGCGACGAGGTATTGAATCTGCCGCACACCCTGCCCCGGCTGCTGGCCCAGCGCGGCGAAGGCGTCGAGGTCCTGCTCCTCGACGACGCTTCCAGCGACGGAACCGGCGATCTGGCCCGCCAGCTTGGGGCCACCGTGCTGACGGGTAAACCGCTGCCATCCGGCTGGCACGGCAAACCCTGGGCCTGCTGGCAACTGGCGCAGGCGGCACGCGGCGAGGTGCTGATCTTTACCGATGCCGATGTGAGCTGGGAGACAGGCACGCTGAACGCGCTGCTGTGCGAGCTGGAGCGCCGCCGCGCCGACCTGCTGACGGTCTGGCCGCGCCAGCAGACCCGCAGCGTGGGCGAACGCCTGCTGGCTCCGCTGATCGACGATGTGCTGCTGGGCCTGCTGCCCGCGCCGCTCATCCGGCTGCCGCTGGCCTCGCTGAGTGCCGGAAACGGGCAGCTGATGGCGTTCCGCCGAGCGGCGTATTTCCGGGTGGGGGGTCACGGCCTGGTGCGTTCGGAGGTGCTGGAAGACGTGCGCTTTGCGGCCCGCCTGAAGGCGAGGGGCGGGCGGGTGGCGGTGGCGCTGGGCGGCGACCTGCTGAGTGTGAGGATGTACCGCAGTTACAGCGGCGCAGTTCCGGGCTTCGCCAAGAGTCTGCTGAGCGTTCACGGCGGCTCGCGCACGCTGCTGGCGCTGTCGTGGCTGTGGTTCGGAGCGGTGTACGCGCTGCCCTGGCTGACCCCGCAGACCCGCACCGTCCGGGCGCTGGGCCTGCTCGACCGCCTGCTGGTACATGCCAAAACCGGACGTACCCGCCCCGGCGATCTGCTGGAAGTGCTGCTGACGCCGCTGCTGCCGCTGGCCGTGCTGCCGGTGTATGTCCGGGCGCTGCGGAAGAAGTACGTCTGGAAGGGCCGCGAGTATGGAAGGGATGGGTGAGGCGTGATGCGTGATGAGGAACAGCAGGAGCAGGCAGCCTTTAAAGGCCTGATTAACCACACAGAGGAAAACAGAGATCGGCAGGCCATCAGGGACGCCGTTCCGACTGCCGA
The DNA window shown above is from Deinococcus ruber and carries:
- the aceE gene encoding pyruvate dehydrogenase (acetyl-transferring), homodimeric type translates to MTSTPQKPSTPTRAGLPLPERQKLNDLETQEWLDSLAYVMADAGDDRAAQLLEDLDHYAYFHGAPILFKQNTPYINTIDVEKQPTYPGDIEMERKIRNIIRWNAVAMVVRANKKSDGIGGHLATYASSAELLEVGFNHFFRGHGAAENRDLVFFQGHASPGVYSRSFLEGRFDTATLDRFRRELSKDGEGLSSYPHPWLMPHYWEFPTVSMGLGPIQAIYQARFIKYLENRGLKKPGDAKVWAFLGDGEMDEPQSIGALRFAAYENLDNIVFVLNANLQRLDGPVRANSKVIQEFEALFRGAGWNVLKVVWDGKWDELLQRDYNGTIVKRFELLVDGESQRYAAFGGKELREKFFNTPELQALIEGWSDADLELLNRGGHDVNKVYAAYKSATEHKGSPTVIIARTIKGYGLGESAQARNVAHQVKKLDFTSLKNLRTALELPLSDDEVEHLEYYHPGADSPEVKYALARREALGGPVPERIVDYPRLEVPGAEFYEEYAKGSGEREVSTTMALVQVLSKLLRDKNLGRYVVPIVPDEARTFGMDALVPRIGIYSPRGQTYTPVDSGSLMAYKEAKDGQMLEEGITEDGAMASFIAAGTAYANHGVPTIPFYVYYSMFGMQRIGDLVWAAADQRTKGFLVGATAGRTTLAGEGLQHQDGNSLLQAYVVPNLKVYDPAFAYEIAVIVEEGIKKMYVEDQDIFYYVTVENENYVQLPMPEPKEDTYQGIIKGMYRLKKSAYSGKLQAQLLASGPSMPAALEAVKLLEGYGVAADLWSVTSYKELHQDAVLTQRENMLHPLAEPKVSYVASLLSKENAPGVLVSVSDYVKLGADGLNGHLDRKLWTLGTDGFGRSEAREELRDFFEVDAKHIVVATLYALLRDKKIKADVVAKAIAEYGIDPERLAPVFR
- a CDS encoding LysR family transcriptional regulator is translated as MELRHLRHFIALAEEGHFGRAAERVYVVQQALSSSIRSLEEELEVTLVLRTTRRVQLTPAGEAFLESARATLAALSLGAERARQAARGEVGRLGIGFVSGLVFGGLPDIVRRFRELYPNVAVDLQELTAQEQEAALRAGQIHLGLLLLPVRDPALDTRALWRQPLVAALPSRHPLARKRRLHIHDLAGENFVFFPRMVRATYFDAVMRWCAASGFTPRIVQEAIEVPTLLSLVAAGLGVFLPIRFFERVSLPGVVYRPLHDSPTIEIVAAWTRSQVNPVVTAFLKVAEETLAQDVLGQSEHLPRTRTPLTTTKTPRRKPGDSGGAEDGT
- a CDS encoding metalloenzyme domain protein: MKPLIWLALDGVGHPQDAPPDSPWNAELPTLRPFVEAGLALDASLGVGGLPQSATGQTCWLTGRNAVTAMNGHYGPHPGPTLQRLLDADALPVRLVQQGARLALLNSYPPGYFEAQAQAAARGRNRSGCFPYSFVRAGLPLNPPGIPLLPATLGLNYRSPWLPQDTVGVWQRHGEALAALSDHDLLVFDAWFSDHLGHEGQAPTPPELAAAGRAYLLRLDALLNGLLQAGAAVVISSDHGNFEDLSVKGHTLARVPFAASGVPLGQPGDVVQGGQSIRGWFGL
- a CDS encoding phytoene desaturase family protein yields the protein MPEGWTRGKGVFLPDFDVIVMGAGHNALVTAAYAARAGLKVGVFEQRHIVGGAVSTEELVPGYKFDYGGSAHILIRMTRVVQELELSRFGLHYLEVDPMFHASNGDDPWFIWRDAERTIEELNEKFPGQGDSYRRFLNDWSPFASAVADLFNTAPGPLDMGKMIMRSKGTMSMQDQLSRILRPYGDVAKEYFSDERVRAPLTWMAAQSGPPPTDPLSAPFLLWHPLYHQGGVARPKGGSGGLTRALARAVEAYGGQIFTNAGVKRILVENGRAAGIELASGEKYTARAVVSGTHVLTTAAALPPERVPEAAKRVRVGNGFGMVLRLALSGKVKYRNHTEPHSRVGLGLLIKNEQQLMKGYGEYLAGEPTKDPPIIAMSFSAVDDSLAPPNGEVLWLWAQYFPYELSSGSWAGADQHSRTAEARENILTAFEHYAPGTRDMIVGELVQTPLWLEQNLGLHRGNVMHLEMSFDQMFSFRPFMAASQYKWPGLPGMYLTGASTHPGGGIMGASGRNAATVLIRELTRRGWK
- a CDS encoding carotenoid biosynthesis protein, yielding MTYLQYHLVFIVPPLLALLLLTWRATRGGRSVVGAFREAGWARRTLALFPLIPLVYTTPWDNYLVYKAVWSYPPERVLGRIGYVPYEEYAFFILQTLMTGLWLAFWLRRRPADGGAVARVSPHAFTRWGQAALWLGVAFVGVLLLGHEHTFYLGLILAWACPVLSGLSAFGGDLVFGRTLVYWLSVLPPTLYLWATDYFAIHNGIWGISPRYTLGWNLGGVLPAEEMAFFLITNLLVVTGLLSFLHPEALNRVNRLAALIRTGTLRPWMLLTALYALSKIPVPLWPAGFPLLGTLGTGLLFLAALSFAWERVGAARALLLAGVAFAAGLGIELLGSRTGLPFGQYSYAHAPSPLLLGVPLLVPLGWFAMTLAAALLARGKPWLTGLLLVAWDVGLEPLMTAQGFWRWSDPAGLWAGAPIQNFLGWFVVGAVLAFFMREVGGRALFGDAGRVRRDEKGRSTAITHPASPITFAAAYLLEAAFLPAGLLLLGAGVGTALLTLLCMGGAAAVALWPLLKKGGRAWTPPRRV
- a CDS encoding lysophospholipid acyltransferase family protein, coding for MDAAPPGLVTRGLDLMVHRSVVRGLRGVWVRGHLPTGGAILAPSHHSWWDGYVLFELCRTLGQPFKVLMTTRQFSSFPFLRRLGALPNHEIRAALRSAQAGAWVVVFPEGELRPTGPLGALQPGAGWLARRAGVPLVPVALRVTMRGQQQPEAYLRFGAPTDAAGLQRGLQHELAALEAELQGSDPEQPLAGYLRVAGSGGSQNERLAGLSRLLARVTGDR
- a CDS encoding glycosyltransferase, with translation MAHRARPLPTRRTRSLRPVRALEQARLGFLLYRLATLTVNLLAFPVLRLRPRVPAAPSVSILVPARDEVLNLPHTLPRLLAQRGEGVEVLLLDDASSDGTGDLARQLGATVLTGKPLPSGWHGKPWACWQLAQAARGEVLIFTDADVSWETGTLNALLCELERRRADLLTVWPRQQTRSVGERLLAPLIDDVLLGLLPAPLIRLPLASLSAGNGQLMAFRRAAYFRVGGHGLVRSEVLEDVRFAARLKARGGRVAVALGGDLLSVRMYRSYSGAVPGFAKSLLSVHGGSRTLLALSWLWFGAVYALPWLTPQTRTVRALGLLDRLLVHAKTGRTRPGDLLEVLLTPLLPLAVLPVYVRALRKKYVWKGREYGRDG